A segment of the Calonectris borealis chromosome 2, bCalBor7.hap1.2, whole genome shotgun sequence genome:
ACACATCCTGCATGCCCCAGCTCAAGACAGAACCTACTGTGCAAAGACAGAcagagactggaaaagaaaaaggtgctGCCAATTTGATACAGAAACATTCTGACTCATCATGGACTACCTAGAGACCAATACTAATGTTCAGTAGGCTTGCATTTTTGCATACATACATATCAAGCAAAAACAGGTATGCTGTTATCAAATACAGCTTATTCATAACTATAAAGATCATAAGGGCTCTTCTATATAACATGCAAGTCTGGAATAAATAAATCTATAGGAAAAAAAGCTTCCCTCAGGACTGTGAATGGCAGGGATCTGTAAAAGTTCAATTCTGCATGTGGTTCAATACCCTTGGTACGCCCTATGGGTATGCTGTGAGATCATCAGTGTGTGTAAGACACAGATCTTGGACCCTAACTTCCACAGGTACATTTAACAAGGTGTGCATGTagatgttaattttatttatagaaatataaatatgcatacatCTAGCATATGACATCCATGCACAGTTTACACAtatacaaatgtgtgtgtgtacagtaAAATCTGCATATGTATTGCTGCACAAGACaagacaatgaaaagaaaattacctTATCCCTTCTCCAAAAGGCTCACAACCTACTAGCCCAGAGGAAGGTGGCTGAAGCATCCACAGAGGGAAAGTGCAGCCCGCAAGTCTGACAGCCTCTCAAGAGGAGCTGGCTATTCCCCTCAAAGGGGGCAGCCTTGGGAAACCACAAGAACTAGTGTGGAAACATAAATGTGAGGAACGGAaggggaagatggaggaaggtgtctcccccataggttggctctccgaggagaaaaagtaaaaagtgtaaATATTCATACTTTTTGATAGATGGCTCctgaggtacagaggtgacggcaatgctgagtacaaataccagattgatctcatgaccaataattttatcatatcacaAGCCCGTGTTATAcaaaacagcaaaatgataaccttaatccatgtcccagaggtgataaacagcacataaatactgataaacagtatatacggcaagtaaggtgttacataagcacaactctgagaacaaacacaacaactctgagagcaaataaatcaacacgGTGACCAGctactactaaactgatataatgaatgcttataacagatttgttttaacacgctctgatcagatctgtcattatctcaaccctttgtgccccatgttgggagccaaaaaaggactgtcgtggtttaaccccagtcggcaagcaagcaccacacagctgctcacttaccctcaccccaccccagtgggatgggggagacaattgggaaaaaaaagttaaacccgTAggtagagataaagacagttcaataggacagcaaaggaagagaaaataataataataataatgataaaaagaatatacaaaacaagtgatgcacaatgcaattgctcaccacctgccaaccgatgcccagccagtcccccctgagcagcaatcgctgcccctgGGACCATgccccccagtttatatgctgagcatgacgccatatggtatggaataccccgttggccagttgggctagctgtcctggctgtgctccctcccagcttcttgtgcacctggcagagcatgggaagctgaaaagtccttgactagggtaagcaacaactaaaatatcagtgtgttatcaacattattctcgtactaagtccaaaacacagcagtacaccagctactaagaagaaaattaactccatgccagccgaaaccaggacactgcctCACCACATGTCCGCAGAGGTGCGAAGTCAGGCGGAGGGAGGAGCGCTGCTCCACGGGGGGACGCTACGACCCGGGAGACGGCTCTCCCGGGGTGTGGTGGCCCCTCCACCTTCCAGCGGAGGGGCACCTGCTGCATCGCGGGTGGTATGGGGAGGGCGGAGGCACCgctcccctcgcccccgccccgccaggccGAGCGCCCCCGATCCGCCTCTtcctgtcacacacacacaccacccggGCCGGGGGTCACCTACCAGCTCCCGGGCCCCGCGCAGGCCGGCGGCACCCCGCCTGCCGcctcctccatctccttctcCAGCGGCGGCTCGAAATAGGCGTTCAGCGCCCTCTGAAACACAGAAGCAGATGGCAGGGaagggcccgccgccgccgccgccggggcagccccgcgcccccgggcGTACCTGAATGTGCCAGTCGTTGCCGGCCAAGAAGCTGCGCGCCACCGCCGCGTCACTGCTGGTGATGGCGGCGAACTCGGAGCACAGCACCTTCCTCCGCTTGGCGAGCTGTAacgcctcttcttcctccccctccttctccgcCGGCAGCGGCTCCCCCGCCTGCGGGCACCGggccgcctcctcttcctcccgccgcctgtccgccgccgcctccatgcctcccccgcggcggggcgctACGGGCGGAAGGCGGTGGGAAGCCCCGCCCGCCGGGGTTGCCGTTCCGGGGCGCGGGCAGGTGGCGGTCGGCGGGGCGGGCAGCATGGGGTTCACGGTGGAGAGCCTGAGGGAGGCCATGAAGTACATGGTGGAGTCGCAGGGCTTCGACCGGGTGCTCCGCAAGGTACGGGCGGGCCGCAGGGAGAGGGTCACCGCCGGCGGCTAGCCGTTAACGGCGGCCTCTGACCGGAGAGGCGGCGGTTCGCCGAGGCGGGGCTGCTCGTTTAAAAGCCGTTTTCCCTCCTCCCAGAATAAAAGACTGAACCAGGGTGAGGTGCGTTTCCTGACGCGCAGTCTCGCTGTTGGAGACTCGGCGGAGGTCTGGCGGAGCCGTGCTATCCTGCCGGGGCAGCACCCGCCTCAGGCGCAGCCTCGGGCGGGCAGCGGCATGGCAAACGGTGCCCCCGGGCCAGGCCGCCGGAGCCGGAGAAGGCCGAGGCCTGCGGTGGGTCAGCTGAACCCCGACCGCGGTGGCATGGCTGCGGGCACTTCAGGAGCCCGGGGGTGCAGGCCTGCCGTTGTTTTCCCTGGATTGAGGATTTCCCAACAGGGGTGTGTGGCCCTGATGGTAACGCACGGTAGAAAACATAATTGTTATTCAATAACTCCTTTTAAATGCTAGAGTGGCCTTCCAGTAGCTCTCTAAAGACGAGGATTGTGCTGAATAACCTTCCATGAGTTATTTAGTAACTGTATTCTTCCCTTCATAGTACCTGTGACTACACTAACTTTCAGGACTgtgaaattatgaaataaattattactcttctctgtttaaaaaaagtaactcaTTATAACATCTCACACCTCACTTTGAAGTCAGACTGAAAGCACAAGCACCTCAGTGCTCTGTGAGTTTCTACACAAGGCCTagtataaagaaatatatttgactGGTATGGCTCTAATGTAATGCTACATTATGATCAAAAAAGTTGAAATGGCATTACTGTGTTGTCTTAAATGTTGTAGTGTGCAGTAGTGTAGCTGATGTGTTCTTGAGCTCCTGTGTAGGGTGGTCCTGTGAAGCACTTTCAGTGTTCTCATTAAGTTTTGCAATGCTAGAAATTCTGCATTTGATTTCTATTTATTTGTGTAACCGTGACATGGAGAGAAGCAGTAAATACATCTAAGACGACcaaccatttaaaaatgtatgtgttttGCATTGTAGAGGAGCAAGCGGTGCTTTGTTGACAGCTCCATGATCTAATACATTTAATAGAAAGTAACTGTTTGCAAAACAACTCGTTATCTTGTTTCCCCAAGACATTTTGGTCTTGTATGTAAAAAGTATAAAGCTTTAAGTTTACGAAGTCCATTTATAAAGAGTCCAGTTAATTCTTAGTCACCTCTTTACTGTGATAACTTTACTCTCCTTTACCTTAAAATCCTACTAAATGGAgaataaatgcagtatttcagctCATAAAGGTAACAGGCTGGAAGTGAGCCTTGGGAGACAGGCTTCTTACCTTGCTCTGGAATACTTTTAGTCGTTTTCTGCAATCTCCTTCTAGAAATATGATGCTATGAACATaatcataataacaataaaagtacgattttgtttgaatttaaaGTTATCTGCTGTTTTTCTGGGAGATACCTGAAGCCTTTCATACTGTAATTAAATATGACTCAAGATTTTTCGTGTTCTGGAGAAGACAGATTTTAGTCTGAAACTTTTCAGCTCCAGCATCAGACTTAGTTTCTGGTTTAATGTGAATGTGGTATCTACATGGGGCTTAACGACTGTGGGTTTTAAAGCCCTTTCTCCAAAGTAGTGGTGCATCACAGTAGTGGCTGGAAGCCAAAGCAGCAAACTGCTCACCGAGACAGATgcgtgggaggacaggcacagaaggtctggagaagagaagtacAAACCAGCAGCTCTGGCTGTGTGagtcctggaagtgttcaaataCTGAACTATTTTCGTCAAGGAGAGCAGGCAGCTAGTGCCAGATCAGAGCAATGACAAATGAAACCAGATGCTTTCCTTGCCTCGCTGATGGATTGGAGCACTCCCTGACGGTAGTGGAAGCCATCTGCTCCCAGTGTCAAGCGTCAGTAAAGTCCTCATTAGAAATTCTGTCAGAAACGTAGGCCTCCAGTCAGCACAGCATGCCTGGTTTAGAACTTGGAATTTTCATTGATAAAGGTGCTATTTCTGTATTAGGACACTGCCTCAGTGATTTCCCCTCTGCTTAATTCCAGCTTTTTCCATTCGTAGATGGACTGCGTACTACATCATCATTTATCTTAATATCATTTCTCTGCAAAATTTGGATAAACTATGGCCTATCAGAAAGGGACATTGGCTGAAACTGAGCTCTTACACTGCATTATAAATAAGGAATAGTGAAACTGGAGACATTTCAATCTTAATTccttttaagattaaaaagatTTAAGTCAACTCACCTGATACGGTATGGAAACATGTAAGttgtaaaaaaaatcagaaaattagtAAGAATTATAATAAATGTTATGCACACATTTCACTTGTGACAGTCTAAAAGTACTTCAAAGTCTTAgttataggtgtaaatatatatGCTGAACTTACCCCAGTTTTGCATCTGCTTTCAGattttgaatatatttcagattttgaatATAGTGCTACTAActgaaaaaacttgaaaaaaagattttaaagtactGAATTGCAGTAACTTCTTGGTCTCAAAAATCTAGCATCTTGTGTTGGTTACAGGGGGAAGCATGGTACCATAGATGTActgtaatttttctctttaacacCTATGGGCTGGAATAAAAGTGTATATGCCAGTGATGATGCTGTAATACAGTGTGATACAGCCTTGGATACTTATACCCAGGAGTATGAATTTCAGTTTAGGGAGGCCAATCTGATGAGCATTTCCAGTGCtcatttcaaaatactgatttttactGAGGTTGCTCTAGTATAATGATTAATGAATTACTGTCAGTCTCATTTCCATTTTATGAGCTAACAAATACCCCTTCATAACTATGGTACACACAGTCAGAGCAGTTTTGTGTTCCCTCTAATCTGGTTTTTCAGTCACAgattaaagcaaaaggaaaattgaagAACAACATTGTCTCCTAAGCAATTCCTGAGAGCATAGCAAGAATAGAAGTTTTGTTAAGCTGtcagtttaaatatttatctgcaCTAGAAATACAGTTTTTTCTAAGGCAACAATCTTCTGCTCAAAATCAATGGAAATACCTAATGTGACAGTTGAATTACtatattttccatcttttaattTGTCTCAGGAGTCCAGAATTAAACAAGATTTACTTTCAGTTAGATTCAGGGCAGTACTGGGTGTTGGTACTGTTGTAAGCaagctttttattccttttttggtTATACAGATGAAACTTCTTTCTGCAACTCCTGGGAAAATTGTTTGTGAAATGAAAGTAGAGGAGGAGCATACAAACAGAGGTGGCACGTTACATGGAGGTTTGACAGCCACACTTGTGGATGTGGTGTCAACAACAGCGTTGCTGTACACAGAAAGAGCACTGCCTGGGGTCAGTGTGGACATGAACATCACGTAGGTATCATCCACCGTGTTTACCAGAACATACTAACTTTTCCTCCCCTAACACGGTATTAATTCCATTGTACGTCATTTCTATGCTGTAATActtaaaaaagctgttttctttggtttgagAAGTTGTTTGATAAAATTGTTTTGATAAATTAAGGGGGGATTGTATTTGGGGATATTGCCATTGGGTTGCAAAATTTGAGCTGGACTTTCTTAAGCTTTTATTTGTTACACGCGTTTAAGAGATGGTACCTGTTCATTCATAGAATGTCAAGGGATGTTGATAACGTGGTAAATTTTAGTCTTATGAAATTGGCTCAACTTCTGTCTTCGCTTGTGAAGGTATGTTAGAGTGTGTCCTCAAACACCAACATCTAGGGTAAACAGCTTTCTATAAACCCTTTTTTAGCATTAGTCCATAAAATGTTAAAACAGGAGACTGTTTAGCTCTGTTGTATGCTCACATAGAGGGTGAATTACGGATTGAATCAGAATTTCTCGCTGGAGGAAGATTCCTTTGCTCTAGGTCATCTAAAGGTAGTTTTATATTGAGAATAGTTCTTCCTGTAATGCAAATTTAAAGCACActgtctttttcaaaaaaaaaaaaaattgttctgaaacCTTCTTTGATCATGCTATTACAGCTTGTCAGCTTTGCTTCATTACTTTTAATGAAGAGATTATGACTGACTGGAACTAAAGTAATCCTACTTGGAATAACTAACACAGAGCATTAAAAATCTTGGAAAAGTAACCCCTCATcaaaactgtctttaaaaaaaaaaaaaagctttaaaagtgtGCGGGGAGTGATCTCTATCTTTACCAggttccctcctttcccccccagcACCATCTGATTTCTCCACTGGGTGGGTGGGACTGGAGCATCTATTTAAGCTTTATACTGCCACTGTGATGACCAGGAAATTACTGGAAATGAAAACCTCAAATTCCTCTGcgattatatttttttccctacagtagTATAACAAGAGGCCAACATCTGAATTATTTATACTATCAAGTATGCCTACCCAATTACATTAGGGCTAAAATCTTAAGAAAGTGCTCTCTCTGGAGGTGATCCAAAATGATTGAGTAGAATAACCTTCAGGAAATGTTATCTGAAGCAATATTAATAGCTTCGTTTAACCCAGACTACTGCTTTCATTGAACAAGTGATATTGGATATTGAATATTGCTATAAcacaactttttcctttttgggaAGGAGCTTTTTAAAGGGTAGTCATGAGGAAGCTATTTCAGTAATGGaaagaacagagagaaacagagaaactttttttttttttttttaatcacaagagGATCAGCAGCAGCCTCTGAGAATGAACCAAGACTGAAATCCTGCCCCTGTCAACTAATGGGGCTTGTGCTACATCAGCATTAGGTGTGACTGACATACTTTTGACACGGTGTCATGTATAAAAATGGACTGGTTGATGAAATTTATCTCAATAAGATTTATATCCAGCAATTATTCATTCTCCTCTAACATTTGAATATTGTTCCCTTACCTCAGATCATGGTTGGATCATATTCCTCCTAATTCTCTCCAGGTGTTTTGTGGAGGAATTTCTTCCTATTCCCTGCAGAGTGTGTTTTAAAAGCACACTCTCCTACTCATGTAAATAAAACCGGAGAGTTATCTAATGAACAGAAACAGCGTTAAACCTGGGAAATTTGAAGGCCTCCCAAATTTCCATGACTTTTCTCTGACGAGGGTATGGGAAGCAGTTAACCTATGCTTAGGTTCCATACAGAAGTGACCTTCTGGAGCCTTTGTAACAGAGACATTTTGCAGCTGAACCAGCCAGACTGGTTTAGAAAGGCTGTAAGGAGCCAGCAGTGCCTGGAATGGGACTTGGAGATGAACTTTTAACTGAGGTCTTTGATACCTAACTGTTTCTGTTCCAAAGTGGACTTTTCCTCAGAAACAAGCCAATGGGTTTCTTTCTATCCTCCATTTTCTCAGAGAACTTTTATACTGAATTACCACTGCAGTACTTAGAGGAACTCAAGGACTTTAAGAAGTGGGGATTTGCAAGCAGGCAGTTCAAGAGAGATGTGTCTTTATTACTCACTTTTGCTAATTCCCTTCATGATAATCTAAAATGCAGGAATATTCTTGGATTTGTGCTCTGTACAGCCTCTTACCTgttcattttgttcttcattgaAGATATACTTCTGCTGCTAAGATTGGAGAAGAGATACTGATTACAGCTCAGATTTTGAAGCAAGGAAGAAATCTTGCATTTGCCAGCGTGGATTTAACAAATAAGGCGACAGGAAAGTTAATTGCACAAGGTAGACATACAAAGTATCTAGGAAATTAATATaagaaagtaatttgaaaagtAATAATGTTGGGCTTAAGAATCCCATAtagaattattttctcatttatgcAATAACACGTCATCTGCACAAAGTTGTGATAGTCCATATACACTGAATTTGTCTCACTCCCATAATAAATGAACAAATTTCTTAATTACCACCAGAATTGCTACAAGCCTAAAATTAGTGCCTATTTTGGGATGAACAACAGAGTGTGATAGCATGGGGATGCATCTGGCTTTTTTTGGTCAAGACAGCAGAAGGGAAGAGCCTTTGGACCAGCCATATGGTTTACCAGCATGACAGTGTTTTAAGAGatctctgttttctttgcctGTGGTGTTGTCATGTGACAAAGCAACCCTGTCTTCAGGCCCATCACAGTCACATTCAAACAACACTATATATGCTTACAAACTAAACTACTTGCTCTGTAAGATGGTAGTACAGAGTTCCTATAACGTGATATGAAACTGGTTTGTAAGGCAGGCTAATACAAAATGTAATTTACTGATGCTGTAACAAATTCGAAAGTATTCAATAAAGCTTTCTGAAACTacctttttaaagattatttaataGTTTTGTAATCTTTGCCCTGAGTAAAAGCTTGCCAGCATGGAGTGGTTGAGAGAGGGTCTGGTGGAACCCTTGTACACAAATTCACCTAAGATTTCATCAACATCTCCCTGTGATTCCTGAATGTGAAAATGCAGTTACATCATCAGGGCTTTTCACCTCTACTTACCTGAAGTTCTGgctatatttatttaaaaatcagcagCTGAGAGTTAGAGATGTATCTAAATAAATTTGGTGAACCTTTCATCAGGCTACGGCTGTAGATTGTCTGACTTGGGTTGAATGTGGTAGAGTTAAGCTGCAGTTCATCAGCTGGAGACTTGTCTCCTCATGCACTGTTGTGGACAGGTTTAACTGCTTTTGTCAAACTGATGACAAACGATCCCTGGCAAGGCTATCACACTGTAAACAGCGATGCTACATATGCAGTGCAAGTTTACTTAAACCATGACCTTACATTTTCTTCTCTAGTGGGAGATTTGAAAAAGTTAATCTACACTAGTAAAGGGCATGCGGAATTCTTTTTGTCATGGAAGTTGACTCATTGTCTTCAGTGATTTGAATTTTGTGATTAAATGTGCAGTTAGGGCTTTTTTTGTGCATTCCTAAACctaaagaaataatttccattgAGTTAAGTGACCTGTTCTTGCAGACTGATTTTCAATATGAAGTTGAACAAGTTTACTAATATATCAGCATCTTTCCAAAATCACTTTCAAACAAGTGATAGAGCTGATAACTTACCCTTCAATGGAAGTTCTCTAAAAAAGTACTTACAGTGGGCTCAGGGTATCAGCATGTATTTTTGCTGCAAGTTTAGAACAGTTGTTTGTAGTATATAcataaacaaaagctttttctctGAGGCTGTCTCAGAAGCATACATGGCTTACATCCCTGTGGCTAGTTGAACTTTTAATAGTAGCATCCCCTCTTCAGCAGTACattcgtaatttttttttttccccagtacttGCACTCATGCTCAGAATCATCCCTGAATCCCAGAAGCAGCCCAATGCTTCGCTAAAGCAATTCTGTGAAGATACTTACTACAGGAAcaaccttttttgttttaaatctttgctCAGCAGAACTATACACCACTGTATTAAATTGTTTCTCACTTTACAGCTGCTTCTGCCTGGAGCCCTATTAGGAGTCTTAAGCATCTCCAGCTCCTCTACAATTACTAGGATGAGCAGACAGAGAGGATCCATCATAGCACAGGGACACACCTAGTGGGTTTAGCAATTGctgttctggttgtcttcctgtTAACATGCTCTGGCATCTCCAATCatcttttttctcattcttaagtttactggttttcttccatagGTTACCCATATAGTAGAGTGCAAGAGGTGAAATAGAAGTGAGGATTAAGACTGCTCCCCCAGCTACTGTAAACCCACCCCCCTCACTGGAACACAAGAGTGATTTGACTATTGTCTGAAATAAAAGGCAGAGGGTGAGAATGAGGGAGGTGCTGGATTCAATACATGCCACAAGATTCAGAACGCTCTCAGCTCTGTGTGCTGGGGCAACCCTGTCCTTGTGTAACTGTCCCACTGCAACTTAACGTGACTTCCCTCAATGAAAGCTGGCTGCCTCAGGAACCTACCACAGCTAAGTGGTCTCATTCT
Coding sequences within it:
- the ACOT13 gene encoding acyl-coenzyme A thioesterase 13 isoform X2; the encoded protein is MGWNKSVYASDDAVIQCDTALDTYTQEYEFQFREMKLLSATPGKIVCEMKVEEEHTNRGGTLHGGLTATLVDVVSTTALLYTERALPGVSVDMNITYTSAAKIGEEILITAQILKQGRNLAFASVDLTNKATGKLIAQGRHTKYLGN
- the ACOT13 gene encoding acyl-coenzyme A thioesterase 13 isoform X1, yielding MKLLSATPGKIVCEMKVEEEHTNRGGTLHGGLTATLVDVVSTTALLYTERALPGVSVDMNITYTSAAKIGEEILITAQILKQGRNLAFASVDLTNKATGKLIAQGRHTKYLGN